The Buttiauxella selenatireducens genome has a window encoding:
- a CDS encoding Gfo/Idh/MocA family protein has protein sequence MKTTQAAIIGCGTIHTLHVEAIQSNPACQLRAIVETDAAKGLALAESYGCRYYADYREMLGDNEIDVVHICTPHFAHKEIIIAALAAGKHVFTEKPVALNPGELKEIKHALEGATTRLGVCYQNRLNPSSQKMKALLQTNTFGKMLSVKAVLTWSRSHVYYAQSPWRGRFATEGGSLLINQAIHTLDLMQWLAGGVKSVKGVVESSFLSGSTQAEDTAIANMELANGARGIFYATNCNTIDSPLLLEIHCENGLLQLHHNNLWLISGDKKDFLASDEAPQEGQKCYWGSSHQQAINNFYSDLQNKNNHHYVDIHQAEISLRMVEAIYQSSITRNWIEI, from the coding sequence ATGAAAACGACTCAGGCCGCCATCATCGGGTGTGGAACAATCCACACCTTGCACGTCGAGGCAATTCAATCGAATCCTGCCTGCCAGCTACGGGCGATTGTCGAAACCGACGCGGCAAAAGGTCTGGCGCTGGCTGAAAGCTACGGCTGCCGCTATTACGCCGATTACCGCGAAATGCTCGGCGATAACGAGATTGACGTGGTGCACATTTGCACCCCGCATTTTGCGCACAAAGAGATCATTATTGCGGCACTTGCCGCAGGGAAACACGTCTTCACAGAAAAGCCGGTGGCGCTTAATCCTGGTGAACTGAAAGAGATTAAACATGCGTTGGAAGGCGCAACGACGCGGCTTGGGGTTTGCTACCAGAACCGTCTGAACCCCAGTAGCCAGAAGATGAAAGCCCTTTTGCAAACTAACACTTTCGGGAAAATGCTCAGTGTCAAAGCCGTACTGACCTGGAGCCGTTCCCACGTCTACTACGCGCAAAGTCCGTGGCGCGGGCGTTTTGCCACGGAAGGCGGGAGCCTGCTGATCAACCAGGCAATCCATACGCTGGACTTAATGCAGTGGCTGGCCGGTGGCGTGAAATCGGTTAAAGGTGTTGTGGAAAGCAGTTTTTTGAGTGGATCGACTCAAGCTGAAGACACCGCCATCGCCAATATGGAACTGGCAAACGGGGCGCGCGGGATTTTTTACGCCACAAATTGCAACACCATAGATTCACCGCTGTTATTAGAGATCCACTGTGAAAACGGCTTGCTGCAACTGCATCATAATAATTTATGGTTAATTTCGGGTGACAAAAAAGATTTTCTTGCCAGTGATGAAGCCCCACAAGAAGGGCAAAAATGCTACTGGGGAAGCAGTCACCAACAGGCCATTAATAACTTCTATAGCGATTTACAAAACAAAAATAATCACCACTACGTCGATATTCACCAGGCTGAAATATCACTACGCATGGTTGAAGCTATATATCAGTCATCAATAACCCGAAACTGGATAGAAATTTAA
- a CDS encoding Gfo/Idh/MocA family protein, translating into MSIHDGMNYAPKGKPQPVVQPDDFVFAAAALDHGHIYGMCNGLIEAGATLKWVYCPDPQKIEQFVKQYPQAKVAPSLETILADPGVKMVAGAGIPDERCALGLKVMDAGKDYFTDKAPLTTLEQLAAAKAKVAATGRKYAVYYSERLHVESAVFAGQLVRDGAIGRVIQTLGMGPHREGQGRPDWFYFKKRFGGILCDIGSHQIEQFLFYTGNREAQVIAAQTSNFTHPQHPEFEDFGDAMLKGENGASGYFRCDWFTPAGLSTWGDGRLTLLGTDGYIEIRKYVDITRQEQDVVYLVNKEGEFRYPVAGKVGFPFFGELILDCLNRTENAMTQAHAFKAAELCVRAQMLANGVQ; encoded by the coding sequence ATGAGTATCCATGACGGCATGAATTACGCGCCGAAAGGTAAACCGCAACCAGTCGTGCAGCCAGATGATTTTGTTTTTGCCGCTGCCGCACTCGATCACGGCCATATCTACGGCATGTGCAATGGCCTGATTGAAGCGGGCGCGACACTCAAATGGGTTTACTGTCCTGATCCACAGAAAATCGAGCAGTTTGTTAAGCAATATCCGCAGGCGAAAGTCGCGCCATCGCTTGAAACTATACTGGCCGACCCGGGCGTTAAAATGGTTGCCGGAGCGGGCATTCCTGATGAGCGATGCGCACTTGGCCTGAAAGTTATGGACGCCGGAAAAGACTATTTTACCGATAAAGCGCCGCTAACCACTCTCGAACAACTGGCCGCCGCTAAAGCGAAAGTCGCCGCAACCGGACGCAAATATGCGGTGTATTACAGTGAACGGCTTCACGTCGAAAGTGCAGTATTTGCCGGGCAACTGGTGCGCGACGGCGCAATTGGCCGGGTGATTCAGACTCTGGGTATGGGGCCGCACCGGGAAGGCCAGGGTCGCCCAGACTGGTTCTACTTTAAAAAGCGCTTCGGCGGCATTCTTTGTGATATCGGCAGCCATCAGATTGAACAATTCCTGTTTTACACGGGCAACCGCGAAGCACAGGTTATTGCCGCGCAAACCAGCAACTTCACCCATCCTCAACACCCTGAATTTGAAGATTTCGGCGATGCGATGCTGAAAGGTGAAAACGGAGCCAGCGGCTATTTCCGCTGCGACTGGTTCACACCAGCAGGACTCAGCACCTGGGGCGACGGACGTCTGACACTCCTCGGCACCGACGGTTATATCGAAATACGCAAATACGTCGATATCACCCGTCAGGAACAAGATGTAGTGTATCTGGTTAATAAAGAAGGTGAATTCCGTTACCCGGTAGCAGGAAAAGTGGGATTCCCTTTCTTCGGCGAGCTGATTCTGGACTGCCTGAATCGCACCGAAAATGCGATGACCCAGGCGCACGCTTTCAAAGCCGCCGAACTGTGCGTGCGGGCGCAAATGTTGGCAAACGGAGTGCAATAG